The following nucleotide sequence is from Malania oleifera isolate guangnan ecotype guangnan chromosome 4, ASM2987363v1, whole genome shotgun sequence.
CTTGGTAACAAATATATATTATACACAGACCACCCTTCTCCATTTTAAtttctctataaaaaaaaaaaaaaaaaatgacagatTGTTTGTTGATGATCAAGCATACTTTTTTCTTAAACAGCGCTGGCTGCTGGACTTCCATTTGTGAATCCATACATGAACAAAGATGCCAACTTCGGCCACGGCGTCAACTTTGCGGTTGCCGGTTCTACTGCACTGTCAACCGACGTTCTTGCACAGAATGGCGTCATCTCTCTCGTCACCAATACCTCCCTCCATGTTCAACTCGATTCCATGCTTTCCCACTTCAATTCCATTTGTTCCAATCAAAGAGGTTTGCTAAGTTGATCGCTCAAATTCATTTTATTGCCTACATATGTGTATATCCAAGTTATAACTTAGATGAGATGTACcttttaaaagaaattatataACTTTGATgagaataataaataaaatacttcATATATCTAATTGCTAATATATATTTACTGGGGTTATTTTTTGCAGATTGTGCAGAGAAACTCCAAACAGCCCTGTTCATGGTGGGAGAGACCGGAGGCAATGACTATAACTATGCTTTGTTCCAAGGAAAATCTACCGAGCAATTGAAGAGCCTGATTGTCCCCAGTGTTGTTGCCACCATAAAGCATGCTGTTGAAGTaactattcttcttcttcctgttcCTCTTTCTTGAAATTAATGAAATCAGTACTAAATTTTTCATTAGGGTGTACATGCCTACTATTTACTTAATAACTCCCTCACACTAATTGCAGAGAGTGATCGAATATGGTGCTGCCCGAGTGGTTGTTCCTGGTAATTTCCCTATTGGTTGTATGCCAATCTATCTTACCGGCTTCCACACCAATGATTCTGCTGCCTATGACCAATTTGGATGTTTAAAGGAGTTGAACAATTTTGCAATGGACCACAATAATCATATGCAGAAAGCCATTGATGAGTTAATCGAAAAAAATCCAAATGCTATCATTTCATATGCCGATTATTACAATGCTTTCCTGTCACTCCTTCAAAATGCCCCATCTCTTGGTGAGTTAATGGTCATATGTTATTCTGAGGAACTTTATATGAATTAcattcaaaatctcattttttgtATCTTTTGTTAAGGTTTTGATGAGCTTTCTATACAAAAAGCTTGTTGTGGGAAAGGAGGGGACTATGCTTTTGAATTGACTAGTATGTGTGGAGCTCTTGGAGTACCTATTTGTCCCGACCCTCACCGCCGCATTAGCTGGGATGGAATTCATTTGACAAGCAATGCATACAAGTATATGGCAGATTGGCTTGTTAAAGATCTTTTACCGAAGTTACAGTGCATTCTTTGATTTGTATTAGTTATTTATGTTAGGCGTGTTAAGTCAGATAGCAAAAATTCAGTTGTATATATCTTAATTATAACTTCTAGTTCTGTTGAGTTTTTTCAGTTGATGCATATTGATGCATTAATTGATTTTTCATAAATGAAAGAATGactctttatttaaaaaatttgtattaaaattaattaaatattcttATATCGCAAGTTTCAATAATTCTTGATGTGTTTATATTTCTTGGATGTAATGATAAACTTTGAATTAAAACATGTGTAGAGAATCTTAGCCAATGTCCACAAAAAGAGATGGAAAATTCTAATTTTGTATCACCTAATATCAATTttgattaacatgttttcattctTAAAACATGTAATTTCTTAAATTGACTTGATTCTTTTCCAAATTTAGAGCTTATATAGatggaaatatattattatttttaagatcTATGTAAAAATAAATGGCCAATAAAATTGAAGAATAAAAGTTTTCGATCAATAAAAAcctaatttaaagtttttaaatgtCAAAAATCCATAGTCTAGAAAAGACAgtcattaatattttaatttttaaaacttgAAATTCATTGCTAgaatcatataatttattttttaaaatacattaaaaaataaatagccaATAAGGTTTTAGAAT
It contains:
- the LOC131154258 gene encoding acetylajmalan esterase-like — its product is MAPVSSLARFLLLPLLLVFLLIPSYGTADAHPLQSCMFDAIYQMGDSISDTGNLVRESPLGASTAFARLPYGQTFFGNATGRCSDGLLMIDYLALAAGLPFVNPYMNKDANFGHGVNFAVAGSTALSTDVLAQNGVISLVTNTSLHVQLDSMLSHFNSICSNQRDCAEKLQTALFMVGETGGNDYNYALFQGKSTEQLKSLIVPSVVATIKHAVERVIEYGAARVVVPGNFPIGCMPIYLTGFHTNDSAAYDQFGCLKELNNFAMDHNNHMQKAIDELIEKNPNAIISYADYYNAFLSLLQNAPSLGFDELSIQKACCGKGGDYAFELTSMCGALGVPICPDPHRRISWDGIHLTSNAYKYMADWLVKDLLPKLQCIL